AGGAAGGCCCGAGCATGGCGGACGACCCGGACAAAGACTTTGTGAAGCTGCTGACCGAGCACCAGGGGGTGATCTGCTCCTTCGTGATCTCGCTGCTTCCCGGCGCCCCGGGGACGGACGACGTGATCCAGGAGGTGAATACCCTGCTGTGGGCAAAGCGGTCCCAATTCGAGCTCGGCACGAATTTCCGCGCCTGGGCGCTGGCCGTCGCGCGCTTCCAGGTGATGGCCCATCTACGGGTGCTGAAGCAGCGCCGCTGGGTCACGCTGGATGACGATGTGGCCGCGATGTTGGCGGAGGAGATCGAGGAGCACGCGGAGCCGGAGGTGATGGAGCGCCAGCTCGATGCGCTGCGTGCCTGTCTCGGCAAGCTGCGCCCGGAGGATCGCGACCTGCTGCTCCAGCGCTACTGGCGGAAGAGCCGGCTGCAGGACTTCGCCGTGGATCGCGGGCGCTCGTTGAGCGGGCTGAAGGTGCAGCTCTTCCGCCTGCGCGCTGCCTTGAAGCGCTGCATCGAGGACCGTATCGGTGAATGCCTGCCATGAAGCCGCGCCCGCCCGTATCCCGACGACTCGAGCAGGCCTTCCAGGATTTGGAAGACGGCACCATCGCTGCGGACGATCACGTGTGGCTGATGGAGCAGCTCCGCGAGAATGCGGAAGCCCGCCGTGCCTATCGGAAGCACATGTCCTTCGCCACGCTGATGCACTGGACCGCCGAGGCCTCGATCCCGGAGGACGGTCAGGATGATCGCTCGGTGGTGGTTTTCCCCCGGCGGACGTCGGGGGCTTCGCGCAGGGTGATCTATGCCGCGGCGGCGATGGTCGCATTGCTGGCCGTCGCGGGCAGCCTGATCTTTTGGCACGCTGGAAAGCAGCCGCCCGCGCAGGTCATCGCGGGTGGGAATGCCCGGTGGCACTACTCGAGCGGCGGCATCGGGGCGGAGGGTGAGTTCCTCCCCGGCACGCGTCTGGTGGTCGAGCAGGGAAATCTGGAGATCGTCACGCGCAAGCGCACGCGCATCGTCGTGGAAGGCCCGGCCACGCTGGAGATCAGCGATCCCCGGCAGGTGAGCGTTTCGAGCGGCAAGGCGTGGTTCGAGATGGGCGCGGAAGACCGGGATCTCACGGTGATGACCGAGCGCCTGCGTGCGCGCACCTCGGCGACGCGATTCGGCGTGGCGGTATCGACGGGCAGCGATCGCATCCAGGTGGAGTCCGGCGAAGTGCTGCTGGAGCCGAGGCTGCCTGGCATCTCTCCCGTGACGCTGCGCAGCGGCGAGGCGGCGATCACGGATCTCGTCGGCAGGTCAAAGCTCACCCCGGCGGACCCGGGGCTCTTCGTGGCGGAGTTGCAAAGCGAGCCTGCCTATATCCACTGGAGCTTTGACCAGGAGTCGGGTGGTGCTTTTCCGGCCACGGGGCGTGGCATGCAGACGGTTCCGCTCACCGTCCGGGATCTGGACGGGCGCGCGGTGATGCCGCGGCAGGCGGAGGGGGCTTTCGGTGCCGGTCTCGATCTGACGGACGGCAAATCCTTTGCCGAGAGCGCATTCGCGGGCATTTCCGGCGGCGGGCCGAGGACGGTGGCGGTGTGGGTGAAGGGCTGGCCGATCGAGCGCCGCTCCACTGCGGATGCCGTGGACTACACGCCGTCCGTGGTCATGTGGGGGGACGAGTCGATCGAAGGTGGCAGTTGGACGCTGCGCGCGCACTGCGTGTCCGGCATCATCGGCACGCAATGGGGCACCACGGGATTCCTGACGGCCGGGAAGATCGGCACGCGGCGCGTGCTGGATGGCGAGTGGCACCACATCGCCTGTGTTTTCACCGGTGAGGTGAGCGAGACGGGCATGGTGAAGGTGGCGCATTACATCGATGGCGAACCTGTTCCCATCACCTGGGCCACCCTCGGCGCGGGGGTGGACACGCGTGCGGGCGGCGGCCCTGCGACGCGTCTGCGGGTCGCGTGCGACAGCATGATGCCCGGCGGGCCGGGAAATGTGCCGGTGATGGTGGACGAATTGTTTATCATCCGCGGAGCGCTGAGTGACGAGCAGGTGAAGATCCTCTATCAGGAGAATCGCTTCGTCCCGGGGGATTGATGGGGCTGAAGAAGCTGCCCTCGTAGTCCCCTGTGAGAGTGGCCAGCCGTCCCCGTGCTGCCCGCGTTCTCACGAACGCAGCTACTGAGGGAGAGGTGGATCTTCCCCCGGGATGTTTCTCGCGAGCGATGACCGTCGCGAAAAAATTTCCTGCAATCCTGCTAACCATTCCGCGGCTCGCACATTTCCTAGTGCCCGCGGATCCAAGTCCAACCAAGCGCCGGGCGAAACCCCTCCACGAAAAACCCGACAGCGATGAATCCTTCCCGACTGATCCCGTGTGCCCTCCTCCTTCAAATCCTCCCCGCCACGGCCGGCGTATGGGCGCACTACTCCTTTGACACCAGCTTCGACGACGTTTCCGGAAACAACCGCCACGGCACGCTCACCGACAATGGCACCCTCGGAAACAGCGGCATCATCAGCACGCCGGGCGATTTCAAGTTCGGCAATGGCGCGATGAACTTCCATGCGGACCGGGATTTCATCGCGATCCCGTCGAAGACCTTTGGCTCTGGACTCTCCTACACGGTTGCCTTTTGGGCGCGGAAGTCACCGGGCGACACCGGAGGTGCCAGCCAGTGGGACATGGTCATCGGCCAGCGCGACAATGCGAACCACTTCATCGGCCTGAATGACGCGAGCGGCACCGGCATGCGCTGGCGGGGTTCCTCGAATGCCGCGGACCGCGAAGCGAATTTCGGCGTGCCGCTCGACTACGATTGGCACCACTACGCCATCGTCGCCTATGGCAGCACCATCACGCTGTATCTCGACGGGCAGTTCTTCGGCACGGTCGGCGGGAAGCAGACCGGCTTCATCATCGACACCATTGGCGAGGCCTACACGGCGGCGGCCGACTATGATTTCAATGGCCAGATCGATGAAGTTTGGATCTTCGAGGATGCGCTCGGGCCGGACAAGATCAGCTCGCTCTACCTCTCGAATGATCCGGATGCCGGCGGGCCCTACGCGGGCTTCCACTACCGCTTTGACGAGAATCTCAATGACAGCGGAAGCGGCGCATTCCACGGCGCGACCGAAGGAAATGCAGCGCTCACCACCGATCCCCAACGGGTGGTGGAGGGGAGCGGCGCGCTGTGGACGGATGGCGCGGATGCCTCGCGCATGGTGCTGCCCGTGCCCGGCTACTACACCGCCACGCAGCCCTGGACGGCCACCTGGTGGGCGCGGCGCGAAGGCATCGGATCCAGCAAGGGCATGGTGATGGGTCGTGCGGACAATACCAACGACTTCATCTGGCTGAATGACACGAACCCGGGCCTGCGTTTCCGATCCTCCACGGGTGCCACGCTCGACTTCACCGCGCCGAAGGGCAGCCAGCTCCGCCACTATGCGCTGGTGGCCGATGGCATGGGAAACATGACGCTCTTCATCGACGGGCAGGAATCCGAGACGCTCGCGGGCAATACCTCCTTCGCCGTCGATAGCATCGGCAAGGCCTACCCGACGACCACGCTGAAGTATAACTTCCACGGCACGCTGGACGAGGTACGTCTGATGCCATCCGCGCTCACGGCCACGCAGGTGGCGACGATCTACAACGACGAGAAGCCTGTCGAAACGCCCTCCACAGCGACGAAGGTTCGCGTTATCCTGCTGGGCGGGCAGTCGAATGCGGATGGCCGTGCCGCGATCACCGGGCTGCCCGCCGCACTGCAATCCTCGCAGGCGGATGTGGATTTCTACTATCGCATCGAGGGTGGGGCGGGCTCCTTGACCACCCTGCAGCCCGGGCTCAGCGAGACCTCGCAATTCGGCCCGGAGATCGTGCTCGGTCGCAGGTTGGCAGATCTGTATGCGCATGAAGCCGGCACGCGTGTCGCGATCATCAAGTATGCGAATGGCGGCACGAACCTGCACACCCAGTGGAAGGCCGGAGGCGACGCCACCACCACGGGCGATGGCCCGGAGTATGTGACATTCCAGCAGACAGTGACGGCGGGCCTTGCGGCACTCGCGGCGAAGCATCCGCTCGCGACCGTGGAGATCGATTCCATGGTCTGGATGCAGGGTGAGGCCGATGCCAGCGCGGCGCAGGCGGGTAACTATCAGGCAAATCTCGGCACGTTCATCGCGGATGCCCGTGCGACCTTTGGTCCGTCGCTGGCGTTCGTGATCGGCCGGCTTTCCAGCGGTCAGACTTCGATCGACGGGACGTGGCGCGGGCAGGTGCAGGCGGCGCAGGATGCCGTGGCGGCTGCCGATCCTCGCACGTCGGTGCTTTCCACCGATGGCTTCGGCATGGCGGGGGACAATCTCCACTTCGACGCGAGCGGCCAGCAATCGCTCGGCAGCGGCTTCGCGGAAGAGTCCGCATACTACTCGTGGATGATGGAGCATTTCTCCCCCGCGGACATCGATGCGGGGAGAGGCGCTCCGGATGCCGATTTCGACGGTGACGGGCAAAGCAATCGCACGGAATTCCTCGGAGCGAGCAATCCGTCGCAGGGCGAGTCCCGATTCATGGCTTCCTTCACCCGCACAGGCGCGGCCACCGGCAGCATCTCGTATGTGTCCACGCCTGCCCGTCTCTATGCGGTCGAGCGTTTGGTCGAGGCCAGCGGGACGTGGCAGGTCGAGCTTCCCTTCGCCGCGGGTGAGAATGGCACCACCGTGCG
The genomic region above belongs to Luteolibacter flavescens and contains:
- a CDS encoding sigma-70 family RNA polymerase sigma factor, translating into MADDPDKDFVKLLTEHQGVICSFVISLLPGAPGTDDVIQEVNTLLWAKRSQFELGTNFRAWALAVARFQVMAHLRVLKQRRWVTLDDDVAAMLAEEIEEHAEPEVMERQLDALRACLGKLRPEDRDLLLQRYWRKSRLQDFAVDRGRSLSGLKVQLFRLRAALKRCIEDRIGECLP
- a CDS encoding LamG domain-containing protein produces the protein MPAMKPRPPVSRRLEQAFQDLEDGTIAADDHVWLMEQLRENAEARRAYRKHMSFATLMHWTAEASIPEDGQDDRSVVVFPRRTSGASRRVIYAAAAMVALLAVAGSLIFWHAGKQPPAQVIAGGNARWHYSSGGIGAEGEFLPGTRLVVEQGNLEIVTRKRTRIVVEGPATLEISDPRQVSVSSGKAWFEMGAEDRDLTVMTERLRARTSATRFGVAVSTGSDRIQVESGEVLLEPRLPGISPVTLRSGEAAITDLVGRSKLTPADPGLFVAELQSEPAYIHWSFDQESGGAFPATGRGMQTVPLTVRDLDGRAVMPRQAEGAFGAGLDLTDGKSFAESAFAGISGGGPRTVAVWVKGWPIERRSTADAVDYTPSVVMWGDESIEGGSWTLRAHCVSGIIGTQWGTTGFLTAGKIGTRRVLDGEWHHIACVFTGEVSETGMVKVAHYIDGEPVPITWATLGAGVDTRAGGGPATRLRVACDSMMPGGPGNVPVMVDELFIIRGALSDEQVKILYQENRFVPGD
- a CDS encoding LamG-like jellyroll fold domain-containing protein, which encodes MNPSRLIPCALLLQILPATAGVWAHYSFDTSFDDVSGNNRHGTLTDNGTLGNSGIISTPGDFKFGNGAMNFHADRDFIAIPSKTFGSGLSYTVAFWARKSPGDTGGASQWDMVIGQRDNANHFIGLNDASGTGMRWRGSSNAADREANFGVPLDYDWHHYAIVAYGSTITLYLDGQFFGTVGGKQTGFIIDTIGEAYTAAADYDFNGQIDEVWIFEDALGPDKISSLYLSNDPDAGGPYAGFHYRFDENLNDSGSGAFHGATEGNAALTTDPQRVVEGSGALWTDGADASRMVLPVPGYYTATQPWTATWWARREGIGSSKGMVMGRADNTNDFIWLNDTNPGLRFRSSTGATLDFTAPKGSQLRHYALVADGMGNMTLFIDGQESETLAGNTSFAVDSIGKAYPTTTLKYNFHGTLDEVRLMPSALTATQVATIYNDEKPVETPSTATKVRVILLGGQSNADGRAAITGLPAALQSSQADVDFYYRIEGGAGSLTTLQPGLSETSQFGPEIVLGRRLADLYAHEAGTRVAIIKYANGGTNLHTQWKAGGDATTTGDGPEYVTFQQTVTAGLAALAAKHPLATVEIDSMVWMQGEADASAAQAGNYQANLGTFIADARATFGPSLAFVIGRLSSGQTSIDGTWRGQVQAAQDAVAAADPRTSVLSTDGFGMAGDNLHFDASGQQSLGSGFAEESAYYSWMMEHFSPADIDAGRGAPDADFDGDGQSNRTEFLGASNPSQGESRFMASFTRTGAATGSISYVSTPARLYAVERLVEASGTWQVELPFAAGENGTTVRPLNTPAARGIYRVTSKLP